The proteins below come from a single Conger conger chromosome 10, fConCon1.1, whole genome shotgun sequence genomic window:
- the LOC133138664 gene encoding arginine-glutamic acid dipeptide repeats protein-like isoform X5: MFKPVKEEEDGLAAKHSMRTRRNRGSMSTLRSGRKKQTASPDGRASPTNEELRSSGRTSPSAASTSPSGRTSPSAASTSSTDSKAEPLKRPSKKIKEEVVSPMKSAKRQREKGASDTEELERGAAAKKTKTQELNRPDSPSECEGEGESSDGRSVNDEGSSDPKDIDQDNRSSSPSIPSPRDNESDSDSSAQQQGLQAQHPAVIQAPGGPAAQGSAPAPPAPGAPPLAPQASPSLGPSSVPPQGPAQTSPLSLIQQGGPLHPQRHPSPPSPLAAPPPSQPGPPQLPPSLHGPLPPLPHPLQAGPSHLPHPHSLPPPQPFPLVPPPSQVLQQPHTPPSQMQPPSSSAQGPPQPPREQPLPPAPMSMPHIKPPPTTPIPHMPNPPSHKHPPHLSAPPFPQMPSNLPPPPALKPLSSLSTHHPPSAHPPPLQLMPQGQQLQPPPAQPPVLTQSQTLPPSGSHGPPPAPPLPPSVSSSHPHTVSSQPPYPPHPHPFIPGGPPVLPLSSVPSSSSSSSSSCASMASLQSPPSSISMPLPASVGGPCSAPSAVPPVQIKEEPLDESEEPESPPPPQRSPSPEPTVVNIPSHASQSARFYKHLDRGYNTCARTDFCFTPLASSKLAKKREEALEKAKREAEQKVREEKEKEKEKEKEREREREREREAERAAKAPCSSHEGRLGEPQMAGPAHMRPSFEPPPTTIAAVPPYIGPDTPALRTLSEYARPHVMSPTNRNHPFFVSLPADPLLAYHMPGLYAADPGMRELRERELRERELRERELRERMKPGFEVKPPELEGLHPSANPMEHFARHGAITLPPMAGHHPFASFHPGLNHLERERLALAGPQLRPEMTYPERLAAERLHAERMASVANDPIARLQMFNVTPHHHQHSHIHSHLHLHQQDPLHQGGECLVCPPGSGGHPLVDPLAAGPHLARFPYPPGAIPNPLLGQPPHEHEMLRHPVFGTPYPRELQGALPPPMSAAHQLQAMHAQSAELQRLAMEQQWLHGHHHMHGGPLPGQEDYYSRLKKEGDKQL, translated from the exons ATGTTCAAACCCGtcaaagaggaagaggatgggCTCGCCGCGAAGCACAGCATGAGGACCCGACGCAACCGCGGCTCG ATGTCTACCCTGCGGAGCGGGAGGAAGAAGCAGACGGCCAGCCCCGATGGCCGCGCCTCCCCCACCAACGAGGAGCTGCGCTCCAGCGGCCGCACCTCCCCCAGCGCCGCCAGCACCTCCCCGAGCGGACGCACCTCCCCCAGCGCAGCCAGCACCTCCAGCACGGACAGCAAGGCCGAGCCGCTGAAGAGACCCAGCAAG AAGATTAAGGAGGAGGTGGTGTCGCCCATGAAGAGCGCCAAGCGGCAGAGGGAGAAGGGAGCCTCCGACACCGAGGAGCTGGAGAGAGGAGCCGCCGCCAAGAAAACCAAGACTCAG GAGCTGAATCGGCCGGACTCCCCGTCGGAGTGCGAGGGGGAGGGCGAGAGCTCGGACGGTCGCAGCGTGAACGACGAGGGCAGCAGCGACCCCAAAGACATCGACCAGGACAACCGCAGCTCGTCCCCCAGCATCCCCAGCCCGCGGGACAACGAGAGCGACTCGGACTCCTCCGCCCAGCAGCAGGGCCTGCAGGCACAGCACCCGGCCGTCATCcaggcccccgggggccccgcCGCCCAGGgctccgcccccgccccgcccgcgccCGGGGCCCCCCCCCTGGCCCCGCAGGCGTCCCCGTCCCTCGGGCCCTCCTCCGTACCCCCCCAGGGGCCCGCGCAGACCTCCCCGCTGTCCCTCATCCAGCAGGGGGGGCCGCTGCACCCGCAGAGGCACCCCTCGCCGCCCTCGCCCCTGGCGGCTCCGCCCCCCTCTCAGCCCGGCCCCCCTCAGCTGCCCCCGTCCCTCCACGGCCCTCTcccgcccctgccccaccccctgcaGGCTGGCCCCTCCCACCTGCCGCACCCCCATTCGCTGCCTCCTCCGCAGCCCTTCCCCCTGGTGCCCCCGCCCTCCCAGGTGCTGCAGCAGCCCCACACGCCCCCGTCCCAAATgcagcccccctcctcctcggCCCAGGGCCCCCCGCAGCCCCCCCGCGAGcagcccctgccccccgcccccatgtCCATGCCCCACATCAAGCCCCCGCCCACCACGCCCATCCCACACATGCCCAACCCCCcgtcccacaaacaccccccgcACCTCTCCGCCCCGCCCTTCCCCCAGATGCCCTCCaacctgcccccgccccccgcgcTCAAACCCCTCAGCTCCCTCTCCACGCACCACCCGCCCTCCGCCCACCCGCCCCCCCTGCAGCTAATGCCCCAGGGGCAGCAGCTACAGCCCCCGCCCGCCCAGCCCCCCGTGCTCACCCAATCACAGACCCTCCCCCCCAGCGGGAGCCACGGCCCTCCCCCtgcgccccccctgcccccctccgtATCGTCCTCGCACCCCCACACCGTCTCCTCTcagcccccctacccccctcacCCGCACCCCTTCATCCCCGGCGGGCCGCCGGTCCTGCCTCTGTCGTCCGTCCCCtcttcatcctcatcctcctcctcctcctgcgccTCCATGGCCAGCCTGCAGTCCCcgccctcctccatctccatgCCCCTGCCGGCCTCCGTGGGGGGCccctgctccgccccctccgccGTCCCGCCCGTCCAGATTAAGGAGGAGCCTCTGGACGAGTCCGAGGAGCCCGAGAGCCCCCCGCCGCCTCAGCGGAGCCCCTCCCCCGAGCCCACCGTCGTCAACATCCCCAGCCacgccagccaatcagcacg CTTCTACAAGCACCTGGACCGGGGCTACAACACGTGCGCCCGGACGGACTTCTGCTTTACCCCCCTGGCCTCGTCCAAGCTGGCCAAGAAGCGCGAGGAGGCCCTGGAGAAGGCCAAGAGGGAGGCCGAGCAGAAAGTgcgggaggagaaggagaaagagaaggagaaggagaaggaacgagagagggagcgggagcgagagagggaggctgAGAGAGCTGCT AAAGCACCCTGCTCGTCCCACGAGGGCCGACTGGGCGAGCCCCAGATGGCGGGCCCCGCCCACATGCGGCCGTCGTTCGAGCCGCCGCCCACCACCATCGCGGCGGTGCCGCCCTACATCGGGCCGGACACGCCCGCCCTGCGCACGCTCAGCGAGTACGCCCGGCCCCACGTCATGTCCCCCACCAACCGCAACCACCCCTTCTTCGTGTCGCTGCCCGCCGACCCCCTGCTGGCCTACCACATGCCCGGGCTGTACGCGGCCGACCCGGGCATGCGGGAGCTCCGGGAGCGGGAGCTCCGCGAGAGGGAGCTCCGCGAGAGGGAGCTCCGCGAGAGGATGAAGCCCGGCTTCGAGGTCAAGCCCCCCGAGCTGGAGGGCCTGCACCCCTCCGCCAACCCCATGGAGCACTTCGCCCGGCACGGGGCCATCACGCTGCCGCCCATGGCCGGCCACCACCCCTTCGCCTCCTTCCACCCGGGCCTCAACCACCTGGAGCGGGAGCGGCTGGCCCTGGCCGGGCCCCAGCTGCGGCCCGAGATGACCTACCCCGAGCGGCTGGCCGCCGAGAGGCTCCACGCGGAGAGGATGGCCTCCGTGGCCAACGACCCCATCGCCCGGCTGCAGATGTTCAACGTCACGCCGCACCACCACCAGCACtcccacatacactcacacctgcacctgcaccagcAGGACCCGCTGCACCAAG GTGGGGAATGTCTTGTGTGTCCCCCAGGTTCGGGGGGCCACCCCCTGGTTGACCCGCTAGCGGCCGGCCCCCACCTGGCCCGCTTTCCGTACCCCCCCGGCGCCATCCCCAACCCGCTGCTGGGGCAGCCGCCCCACGAGCACGAGATGCTGAGGCACCCTGTGTTCG GGACCCCGTACCCGCGGGAGCTCCAGGGGGCGCTCCCGCCCCCCATGTCTGCGGCGCACCAGCTGCAGGCCATGCACGCGCAGTCGGCCGAGCTGCAGCGCCTGGCCATGGAGCAGCAGTGGCTGCACGGACACCACCACATGCACGGGGGCCCGCTGCCCGGCCAGGAGGACTACTACAG CCGTCTGAAGAAGGAGGGGGACAAGCAGCTGTAG
- the LOC133138664 gene encoding arginine-glutamic acid dipeptide repeats protein-like isoform X4, with protein sequence MDLSSASEDDFDSEDSEQELKGYACRHCFSTTSKDWHHGGRENILLCTDCRIHFKKYGELPPIDKPVDPPPFMFKPVKEEEDGLAAKHSMRTRRNRGSMSTLRSGRKKQTASPDGRASPTNEELRSSGRTSPSAASTSPSGRTSPSAASTSSTDSKAEPLKRPSKKIKEEVVSPMKSAKRQREKGASDTEELERGAAAKKTKTQELNRPDSPSECEGEGESSDGRSVNDEGSSDPKDIDQDNRSSSPSIPSPRDNESDSDSSAQQQGLQAQHPAVIQAPGGPAAQGSAPAPPAPGAPPLAPQASPSLGPSSVPPQGPAQTSPLSLIQQGGPLHPQRHPSPPSPLAAPPPSQPGPPQLPPSLHGPLPPLPHPLQAGPSHLPHPHSLPPPQPFPLVPPPSQVLQQPHTPPSQMQPPSSSAQGPPQPPREQPLPPAPMSMPHIKPPPTTPIPHMPNPPSHKHPPHLSAPPFPQMPSNLPPPPALKPLSSLSTHHPPSAHPPPLQLMPQGQQLQPPPAQPPVLTQSQTLPPSGSHGPPPAPPLPPSVSSSHPHTVSSQPPYPPHPHPFIPGGPPVLPLSSVPSSSSSSSSSCASMASLQSPPSSISMPLPASVGGPCSAPSAVPPVQIKEEPLDESEEPESPPPPQRSPSPEPTVVNIPSHASQSARFYKHLDRGYNTCARTDFCFTPLASSKLAKKREEALEKAKREAEQKVREEKEKEKEKEKEREREREREREAERAAKAPCSSHEGRLGEPQMAGPAHMRPSFEPPPTTIAAVPPYIGPDTPALRTLSEYARPHVMSPTNRNHPFFVSLPADPLLAYHMPGLYAADPGMRELRERELRERELRERELRERMKPGFEVKPPELEGLHPSANPMEHFARHGAITLPPMAGHHPFASFHPGLNHLERERLALAGPQLRPEMTYPERLAAERLHAERMASVANDPIARLQMFNVTPHHHQHSHIHSHLHLHQQDPLHQGGECLVCPPGSGGHPLVDPLAAGPHLARFPYPPGAIPNPLLGQPPHEHEMLRHPVFGTPYPRELQGALPPPMSAAHQLQAMHAQSAELQRLAMEQQWLHGHHHMHGGPLPGQEDYYSRLKKEGDKQL encoded by the exons A tgGACCTGAGCTCGGCCAGTGAGGACGACTTCGACAGCGAGGACAGCGAACAGGAGCTGAAGGGCTACGCCTGCCGGCACTGCTTCAGCACCA CTTCTAAGGACTGGCACCACGGGGGTCGGGAGAACATCCTGTTGTGCACAGACTGCCGGATCCACTTCAAGAAGTACGGCGAGCTGCCGCCCATTGACAAGCCCGTGGACCCCCCGCCGTTTATGTTCAAACCCGtcaaagaggaagaggatgggCTCGCCGCGAAGCACAGCATGAGGACCCGACGCAACCGCGGCTCG ATGTCTACCCTGCGGAGCGGGAGGAAGAAGCAGACGGCCAGCCCCGATGGCCGCGCCTCCCCCACCAACGAGGAGCTGCGCTCCAGCGGCCGCACCTCCCCCAGCGCCGCCAGCACCTCCCCGAGCGGACGCACCTCCCCCAGCGCAGCCAGCACCTCCAGCACGGACAGCAAGGCCGAGCCGCTGAAGAGACCCAGCAAG AAGATTAAGGAGGAGGTGGTGTCGCCCATGAAGAGCGCCAAGCGGCAGAGGGAGAAGGGAGCCTCCGACACCGAGGAGCTGGAGAGAGGAGCCGCCGCCAAGAAAACCAAGACTCAG GAGCTGAATCGGCCGGACTCCCCGTCGGAGTGCGAGGGGGAGGGCGAGAGCTCGGACGGTCGCAGCGTGAACGACGAGGGCAGCAGCGACCCCAAAGACATCGACCAGGACAACCGCAGCTCGTCCCCCAGCATCCCCAGCCCGCGGGACAACGAGAGCGACTCGGACTCCTCCGCCCAGCAGCAGGGCCTGCAGGCACAGCACCCGGCCGTCATCcaggcccccgggggccccgcCGCCCAGGgctccgcccccgccccgcccgcgccCGGGGCCCCCCCCCTGGCCCCGCAGGCGTCCCCGTCCCTCGGGCCCTCCTCCGTACCCCCCCAGGGGCCCGCGCAGACCTCCCCGCTGTCCCTCATCCAGCAGGGGGGGCCGCTGCACCCGCAGAGGCACCCCTCGCCGCCCTCGCCCCTGGCGGCTCCGCCCCCCTCTCAGCCCGGCCCCCCTCAGCTGCCCCCGTCCCTCCACGGCCCTCTcccgcccctgccccaccccctgcaGGCTGGCCCCTCCCACCTGCCGCACCCCCATTCGCTGCCTCCTCCGCAGCCCTTCCCCCTGGTGCCCCCGCCCTCCCAGGTGCTGCAGCAGCCCCACACGCCCCCGTCCCAAATgcagcccccctcctcctcggCCCAGGGCCCCCCGCAGCCCCCCCGCGAGcagcccctgccccccgcccccatgtCCATGCCCCACATCAAGCCCCCGCCCACCACGCCCATCCCACACATGCCCAACCCCCcgtcccacaaacaccccccgcACCTCTCCGCCCCGCCCTTCCCCCAGATGCCCTCCaacctgcccccgccccccgcgcTCAAACCCCTCAGCTCCCTCTCCACGCACCACCCGCCCTCCGCCCACCCGCCCCCCCTGCAGCTAATGCCCCAGGGGCAGCAGCTACAGCCCCCGCCCGCCCAGCCCCCCGTGCTCACCCAATCACAGACCCTCCCCCCCAGCGGGAGCCACGGCCCTCCCCCtgcgccccccctgcccccctccgtATCGTCCTCGCACCCCCACACCGTCTCCTCTcagcccccctacccccctcacCCGCACCCCTTCATCCCCGGCGGGCCGCCGGTCCTGCCTCTGTCGTCCGTCCCCtcttcatcctcatcctcctcctcctcctgcgccTCCATGGCCAGCCTGCAGTCCCcgccctcctccatctccatgCCCCTGCCGGCCTCCGTGGGGGGCccctgctccgccccctccgccGTCCCGCCCGTCCAGATTAAGGAGGAGCCTCTGGACGAGTCCGAGGAGCCCGAGAGCCCCCCGCCGCCTCAGCGGAGCCCCTCCCCCGAGCCCACCGTCGTCAACATCCCCAGCCacgccagccaatcagcacg CTTCTACAAGCACCTGGACCGGGGCTACAACACGTGCGCCCGGACGGACTTCTGCTTTACCCCCCTGGCCTCGTCCAAGCTGGCCAAGAAGCGCGAGGAGGCCCTGGAGAAGGCCAAGAGGGAGGCCGAGCAGAAAGTgcgggaggagaaggagaaagagaaggagaaggagaaggaacgagagagggagcgggagcgagagagggaggctgAGAGAGCTGCT AAAGCACCCTGCTCGTCCCACGAGGGCCGACTGGGCGAGCCCCAGATGGCGGGCCCCGCCCACATGCGGCCGTCGTTCGAGCCGCCGCCCACCACCATCGCGGCGGTGCCGCCCTACATCGGGCCGGACACGCCCGCCCTGCGCACGCTCAGCGAGTACGCCCGGCCCCACGTCATGTCCCCCACCAACCGCAACCACCCCTTCTTCGTGTCGCTGCCCGCCGACCCCCTGCTGGCCTACCACATGCCCGGGCTGTACGCGGCCGACCCGGGCATGCGGGAGCTCCGGGAGCGGGAGCTCCGCGAGAGGGAGCTCCGCGAGAGGGAGCTCCGCGAGAGGATGAAGCCCGGCTTCGAGGTCAAGCCCCCCGAGCTGGAGGGCCTGCACCCCTCCGCCAACCCCATGGAGCACTTCGCCCGGCACGGGGCCATCACGCTGCCGCCCATGGCCGGCCACCACCCCTTCGCCTCCTTCCACCCGGGCCTCAACCACCTGGAGCGGGAGCGGCTGGCCCTGGCCGGGCCCCAGCTGCGGCCCGAGATGACCTACCCCGAGCGGCTGGCCGCCGAGAGGCTCCACGCGGAGAGGATGGCCTCCGTGGCCAACGACCCCATCGCCCGGCTGCAGATGTTCAACGTCACGCCGCACCACCACCAGCACtcccacatacactcacacctgcacctgcaccagcAGGACCCGCTGCACCAAG GTGGGGAATGTCTTGTGTGTCCCCCAGGTTCGGGGGGCCACCCCCTGGTTGACCCGCTAGCGGCCGGCCCCCACCTGGCCCGCTTTCCGTACCCCCCCGGCGCCATCCCCAACCCGCTGCTGGGGCAGCCGCCCCACGAGCACGAGATGCTGAGGCACCCTGTGTTCG GGACCCCGTACCCGCGGGAGCTCCAGGGGGCGCTCCCGCCCCCCATGTCTGCGGCGCACCAGCTGCAGGCCATGCACGCGCAGTCGGCCGAGCTGCAGCGCCTGGCCATGGAGCAGCAGTGGCTGCACGGACACCACCACATGCACGGGGGCCCGCTGCCCGGCCAGGAGGACTACTACAG CCGTCTGAAGAAGGAGGGGGACAAGCAGCTGTAG